Genomic DNA from bacterium:
ATGCGATTGCAAAGATTGCCGGAATAAAGCTCTGCGAAAATTATTTCCGACAGTATTGTTCCAACTTTTATTCAGTGATGCCGACAAATCTTTACGGGCCAAATGATAATTTTGATTTGCAGACGTCCCACGTCTTACCGGCTTTTATAAGAAAATTTCATGAGGCGAAAGAAAAAAACGAAAAAGAAGTAGTAATCTGGGGGACGGGTAAACCTCTTCGTGAATTTCTATTCGTCGAAGATCTCGCCGATGCAATCTTATTTTTAATGGAAAAAGTAAATGCAAAAGTTCTTTATGAAAATGGAATTTCGCATTTGAACATCGGAACAGGTAAAGATTTGACAATACTGGAACTTGCAAAGCTTGTTGCTGAAATAATTGGTTTTAAAGGAAAAATTGTTCACGATTCATCAAAGCCGGATGGAACTCCGCGTAAATTACTTGATGTTTCCCGGATAAATTCGCTCGGATGGAAATACAAGACGGAGTTGCGAGAAGGAATTGAAAAAACATACCGGTGGTACCTTGAACGCAGAAGTGCTTAATTAAAAATTAAAAATGAAAAATTAAAAGGTTTTTAATTAATGGATGAAGGGCTTGGTGAGAGATTATTTAGATTTACTATTGATGTGTTAACTTTCCTCGGTTCATTACCGAAGAATCCGGAATCTCAAGTAATAAGATATCAATTGGCTAAAGCTTCAAGCTCATCAGGAGCAAATTATGAAGAAGCTCAAGCAGCATCCTCAAAAGCAGATTTTGCTAATAAAATGAAAATAGTTTTAAGAGAAATGAGAGAGTCAAATTATTGGATAAGAGTTTGTATTGCTTTGAAATTTGGCGATCAGAATAAAGCTGGCAAATTAAAAACCGAATCTGGTGAACTTAAAAATATTCTTGGTTCAATTTGCAGTAAACTATAGTTCATTTTTTTAATTTTTAATTTAACATTTTTAATTGCCTATGAAACGCGCATTAATCACTGGAATAACTGGCCAAGACGGAAGTTATTTAACAGAAATACTTCTTGAAAAGGGTTATGAAGTCCACGGAATAATTCGTCGAAGCAGTTCCTTCAATACTGGAAGGATCGATCATCTTTATAACGATCCGAAAATCCTGAACAAAAGAATGTTCCTGCATTACGGCGATCTTGTTGATACAAGTAACTTGAATCGGCTACTCGAAAAAATTGAACCGGATGAAATTTATAATCTTGCAGCACAAAGTCACGTAAAAGTTTCGTTTCAGATTCCGGACTACACGGCACAGGTTGATGCACTTGGTACACTAAGATTTTTAGATGCAATCCGTGAAGTCGGATTAAAGAAAGTTAAGTTCTATCAGGCATCGACGAGTGAACTTTACGGAAAGGTACAGGAAGTCCCGCAGAGTGAAAAAACTCCTTTCTATCCTCGCTCTCCTTATGGAGTTGCTAAGCTTTACGGCTACTGGATAATTGTAAACTACCGTGAGGCTTACAACATCTTTGCTTCAAACGGAATTCTGTTTAATCATGAATCACCGAGAAGAGGTGAAACCTTTGTTAGCAGAAAAATAACCCGCGCTGCTTCACGCATTGTTGCTGGGTTGCAGAAAGAATTAACTCTTGGAAATCTAAATGCAAAACGTGACTGGGGCTTTGCACCAGAATATTGCGAAGGAATGTGGAGAATTCTCCAGCACAAAGAAGCAGATGATTTTGTTCTTGCAACAGGTGAGACAAAAACCGTTCGTGAGTTTGCAGTGTTGACTTTTAAGAATCTTGGAATTGAGTTGGAATGGAAAGGAAAAGGTGAGGATGAAAAAGGCTTTATCAAATCCATCAATCTTGAAAAAGCCAAAAGGCTTATCAATTATTCTTCTAACAAAAAATCTTATTTAAAAGATTTTACAACGAAGCTGAAAAAGGGTGATACGCTGGTTGCTATTGATCCTGTTTATTACCGACCAACCGAAGTTGATCTTCTGATTGGCGATCCATCGAAGGCAAAAAAAGTTCTTGGCTGGAAAGCAAAAACAAAATTTGAAGATCTTGTTAAGCTGATGATTAAATCTGATATGGAAAAAGTTTTTAGAAGAGGTTTTTAAGATATGCCAGATTTTGGAAATCTGGCATATCTAAATGCCGTTTACTTTAGAAGAATTAATTTCTTCGTTTCCTTAAAGTTACCTGAAGTAAGAGTGTAGAAATATATACCGCTTGCAAGATCTCTGGGTTGAAAAATCACATCGTAACTTCCAGCTTCTTGGTATCTGTCAAGAATTAATGCAATTTCACTGCCCATTAAATCATAAACTTTTAGTGTTACCCTTTCTGATTGTGGAATTGAATACCTAATGTTTGTCGTTGAATTAAATGGATTAGGGTAGTTTTGGTAAAGTTGATTGGTTTTGAGTTGCATATTCATATCATTAATAGAAGTTACGGTGTCTCGTATTGCTATCAATGATTTAATATTTTCTAGTTGCGTTGAAACACAATGTACTCCTAGAAATAATGTGCCATCCGAAGCAATTGCACCTGTGTTATCTACTTGTTGAATAGACTCAATAAGTGGTAATTTCCATTTTAATGATCCTTCACTTGAAATAGCATAATAACTGGTACCAAATGTTGAACCAAAATAAACCGTACCTTCTGAATCACAAATTAATGGTTGCCAGAAATCATCGCTTTCATATTCGTCGAGTATATATTTCCATCTGAATGCCCCATTATGACTTAAAGAGAGTAGCATACGATTGTATTCGCAGCACGTTGTATCAAGTACTATAGCATATAAATTCCCCGCCGAGTCAATGGTTGGTATTGAATAAAAGTCCAGAGAACCTATTTCCTGAATGAAGTATCGCCATCTGATATTACCATCTGGCGATAACGAATAAAAATATTGAGGAATTTCTCTCGGAATAAAATAAATATTTCCGTTTGAATCAACCATTGGTGCTTTCATTATTTCACCTGAGCCGAATTTCCACTTAATTGAACCATCAAGGTTCAATGCATATAAATTTGAATCAACACCGGGGATATATATTGTACTTCCATCCGTTGAAAATACAGGTGATTTAAATGCAAAACCATTATCATACATAACTTTCCAATTAAGCACTCCATCTGGATTGATAGAAATTAACTCACCTCTATCCGGTTCTCCTGGGGTAAATATAAAATTTGTTATATATATGTTTCCCAATAAATCAATATTAGGGATGGAATTTTCAGTCACAAATGCAGATGTATTATAAATCCATTTTAATGAACCGTCAGAATTTATGGCATATAGATAACCATCACGGGAACCGAAATAAATTGTATTACTCGAATCAATTAAAATCCCTGATTCGGGTGCACGGTTACCACCAGTTTCATAAACCCAATTTACTTGTCCACTTTGATTAAATGAATAAAAAAAATCAGAAAGATAATAGTATGAACCAAAGTACAAATTTTCGTCAGCACCGATTACTGGTCCGGAAAAAATACCATAAGGCATATCGACAGTCCAAGCAACTGATGCCGATTGAGGTCCTTTATACAGTGAACGTCCAGTAAACTGAGGATCGTGTTTTATCATCGGCCATGGTGAGTCTGCAAGTGTTGGCCAGGGGACATTAACTTGTTGTTGTGCATTTATTATTCCTATTATCAATGAAATTATTGTAAAAATCTTTTTCATAATTATTGCCTCGGATTTATTTTTAGAGAAAGTTTACTATAACATAAAAGAATTGTAGGAGGGGGAAGCATTTCATCTTCCTCCCGCAGAGAGAGAGAGAGAGAGAGAGTTAAATATCGTGCCACGAAAATATTCATCAGGTATTAATCCCGAATTAATTTCTTTTAAAACTTAGGAATTGAATTATGGAAAGTCAAGAATAAATTATCTTCTTGCATCTTGATTTCTTTACAAATTCTTTATTTGTTCAACACTTTAACTTTTTTAGTTCTTCGTTTCCAGTTAAATTTGTAACAATTATATAAATTTTAACGGAACAAACTTGACTAAATTTACCTTCATTATTTTACTTATTGCTATACTTTCATCCGAATTCAATTACTCACAGACTGCAAAGACACAAAGATATAATCCATTCTCAGGCACAGTCGTTTTTTCAGTTGAAGGAGGAACAACTCTCGCCAGCACAGATTACAGTGGGCTCGGTGTTGATTACCTTGGCAGACTTTCAATTGAATATTTTTTCCCTGCCTGGACAAAGAGTGGATTCGGCATTAGAGCATTTTATAACGCAGGTTTTCTTAAAGGAGGCGATCCGAATCTCGATCCGCAGGAATTCAGAACTAACATTTCAACAATCGGTGCAGGTGTAATTATTGACTTCAGCCTAAACGATATAGCTTTCCCATATTTCTTTGCAGGAATAGCGAGCTTATCATTCAATCCTAAAGGTGAAGGCGGTGTCAAACTTCCCAACAACGAAGCAGGATTATACAAAACATCCGAAGTAAATTATCTTGGAGAACTTGGTATTCGTTTTCCTGTGACAGAAAATCTTTCACTCAACTTAAACGGAGGTGTGCAGATTTCCCCGAACGATTGGCTTGATGATAAAGCAGTTGGTGTTGGTAACGATATGTTCTTCACTGCAATGGGAGGAATTTCATATTCTTTCTTGACGGAGTTTGATACTGATGGCGATGGTGTTGTTGATTCAAAAGATATGTGCGCAAACACTCCGGCGGGAGTCAAGGTAGATGAGTTTGGCTGTCCGTTTGATTCAGATAAAGATGGAATTCCCGATTATCTTGATGAATGTCCCGGCACACCGCAAGGCGCACCTGTTGATAAAAAAGGTTGTCCGCTGGATTCTGATAAAGACGGAGTTCCTGATTACACTGATCTCTGTCCCGACACAACTCCCGGAGTAAAAGTTGATGAGTACGGCTGTCCGTTTGATTCTGATGGTGATGGCGTTCCTGATCATCTTGACAGATGTACCGACACTCCTTATGAAATTCAGGTTGATAAAAACGGCTGTCCTGTTGATGAAGATCTTGATGGCGTTCCTGATCATCTGGATCAATGTCCCGGAACTTTACCCGGAGTTCAGGTTGATGAAAACGGATGCGAGCTGGTAATAGCACCACCTCCGCCTCCGGTTGATCTCAACCAGCTTGTTCTGAGTTCGGAGACGAGCTTTGAATTTAATAGTGCTCAATTAAAACCGGCAGCATATCCTGAGCTTGATAAAATGCTTGAGCAGATGAAAAAATATCCATTGTCCCGATGGAGAATTGAAGGACACACGGATAATGTTGGTTCGGAAGAAGGAAACATTAAAATGTCGAAGATGCGTGCGGAGTCAGTTCTGAATTATTTTGTTTCAAGAGGAGTACCGCAGGTGAGATTTGAAGTTGTCGGTGTTGGAAGCAAACAGCCAGTTGCTGATAATGCTACTCCTGAAGGCAGAGCAAAAAACAGAAGAGTAGAAATTAAAAGAGTAGATAAATAACAATCTTAATTAGTAATCCCGGAGGAACTATGTTCGATCCAAAATATAAATTTATTTGTGTTGATCGTTTTTTAAATTATGTAAAATACGATACTCAATCAGATGAAGAATCAACTTCATTTCCAAGTACGGAAAAACAGAAAAAACTTTCTGCCGATCTTGCAAAAGAATTAAAAAAGATGGGCTTGAAAGATGCAGCAATGGATAAGTGGGGCTACGTGATGGCAACACTGCCAGCAAATACAACTAAAAAAGTACCACCAATTGCTTTCATTGCTCACGTTGATACTTCACCTGCAGTTACCGGAAAAAATGTAAAACCAATCATTCATAAAAAGTATAAAGGCGGAGATATAAAGCTGCCTAAAGAAGGAAGAGTAATTAAAGTAAGTGAAAATCCAGATTTGAAGAATATGAAAGGCTTCGATATCATCACAACAGATGGCTCAACACTTCTCGGTGCAGATAACAAAGCAGGTGTCGCAGAAATTATGGATGCAGTAAATTATTTGTTGGCTCATCCTGAGGTAAAGCATGGTCCGATAAAAATTTGTTTCACACCCGATGAAGAAGTCGGAAGAGGAACAGAAAAAATTGATTTGAAAAAGCTTGGTGCAAAATACGCATACACAGTTGACGGCTCAAGCAGAGGAGAAGTTGAATCTGAAACATTCAGTGCTGATATGGTTGTGCTCAAGTTTATCGGGAAGAATATTCATCCCGGTTATGCAAAAAATCAAATGATCAACTCAATTAAGATTGCTGCCGCATTTATGGAAAGCCTGCCAAAGAAATTTCTTTCACCGGAGACGACAGAAAAGAGACAGGGTTACGTTCACTGCACAACTATAAACGGTATGGAAGAAGCAACAACGCTAAAAATTATTATTCGTGATTTCGAAACTCCAAAGCTGAAACAGTACGAAGCTCATCTCGAAAAACTTGCAAAGAAAGCTGTTGCAAAGTTTCCTGGTTCGAAGTATGAGTTTAAAGTTGTCAACCAGTACAGAAATATGAAGGAAGTACTAGTTAAGCATCCACAGGTTGCGAAGTATGCAGTTCAGGCGATGAAGAATCTCGGAATAAAGCCAATTATGCATCCAATCCGTGGCGGAACAGATGGTTCAAGATTATCGTTTATGGGTCTGCCTTGTCCAAACATCTTTGCAGGCGAGCACAGTTTCCATTCACAGCTTGAATGGGTTGCTGTTCAGGATATGGAAATGGCGGTGAAGGTTATTGTTGAGATTGCGAAGATTTGGGAGAAACGAGTAGTTGGTTGTGGGTTGGGGGGGGGGGGGGGGGGGGGGTGATAAAACGATGGAGGAGTTGGTGGTTTTTTAAATTGTTTTTGGGAGGGGGGTGGGAGTGGGGGATTTTTTTTGGTTGGTTGGTTTTTTTTTAAAAAAAAAATGGGTGGTCAACTTTTAAGAGCAATTGATAGCGTTGGTGCAAATATTTCTGAAGGATATGGAAGAGGAAGCAAAGTTGATAATGCTCGATTTGTAAAAATAGCCAGAGGATCTTTGTTCGAGTCGAAGCATTGGCTTAATATTTCGCATAGAAGAAAACTTCTGTCTGATAATGAGTTTAAAGAAACTCTTGATGAAATTGAAAGTCTTCTTCCTCGATTGAGTGCTTACATAAATTATCTTACTAAGCCTTCAACTTCAAAATGACCAAGAACCACCAACTACCAACTACTCACCAACCACCAGAACTAATGGCTCCCGCCGGAGATTGGACAATGTTGCGAACTGCTGTTAAATCTGGCGCAGATGCAGTTTACTTCGGTGTGGATAAGCTGAATATGCGTGCCAAAGCAAAAAACTTTTCTGTTGAAGAGCTTCCTGAAATAGCAAAGTTTTGCAGATCAAAGAAAGTAAAAAGCTATCTCACTCTAAATACAATTGTTTTTGAAGATGAGCTTACTGAAGCTGAACAAATAATCAAAGGGGCAAAGAAAGCGAAGATAGATAGAATAATCTGTTCAGATTTAGCCATTGCTGAGCTGTGCAAAAAAAATAAAATGCCTTTCTGTATTTCCACTCAAAGTTCAATTTCAAATTCACTTTCAGCATCAGTTTATAAAAAACTTGGTGCGGTTAGAATTGTGCTAGCACGTGAATGTTCACTTGAAGAAATAAAAAAGATAAGAAAGAACACTAAGCTTGAAATCGAAGCGTTCATTCACGGTGCTATGTGCATTGCTGTCAGCGGAAGATGTTTTATGAGTCATCATCTGTTTGGACAAAGTGCAAACAGGGGCGAGTGCATTCAGCCTTGCAGAAGAGAGTACGAGGTTTATGACACTGCAACAAACAAATCAATTTTAGTTGGAGATGATTATGTTCTCTCTCCAAAAGATCTTTGCACAATTGAGTTCATCGATCGACTGATTGAAGCTAAAGTTGATTCATTCAAAATTGAAGGAAGAAAAAGAGCTCCCGAATATGTTGCTACGACTATTTCAGTTTATAGAAAAGCAATTGATCTTTATTTCAAAAAGAAACTTACATCTGAAAAGAAAAAAGAATTTCTGAAAGAACTTGAAACAGTTTATAACCGGGGTTTCTCAAGTGGATTTTATTTTGGCAAGCCATCTTCTGACGATTATGCAGGAGTTGAAGGAAGCAAAGCAACAACGAGAAAAGTGTATGTTGGTAAAGTTCTAAACTATTTCAAGAAGCCGAAAGCTGCACACATTCTTCTTGAATCCGGAAAGATCAGATTGAAAGACAAAATATTAATCATTGGAGAAACTACGGGTCTGCTCGAAATAACTTTGGATAAAATTTTTGTAAAAGAAAAATCTTCAAAGACTGCTCAAAAGGGAGATGAAGTGACTTTCGTTACTTCAGAGCTTGTCCGCAGAAATGATAAAGTTTATCTGGTTGAAAACATCATCCAATCTGCTTAAAAGATAAAGCTAAAGGAACTTTTTTAATCAATTTTTTGTTTTTCTTTGAAAAAAATTAGGAGAAAAAATGAATTGTCCCGTTTGCAAAGAAAGTGAATTAGTAATTTCCGAAAGACAAGGAATTGAGATCGATTATTGTCCGAAATGCCGTGGTGTGTGGCTGGACAGAGGAGAGCTCGATAAAATAATTGAAAGATCTGTAAAGTTTGATGAACCCGATCAAAAGTTTTTTGATAATGATAGAAAATACGATGACCGTAAAAAATACTCGGATGATTATTATAAGAGGAATAAGCGAAAATCTTTCCTTGGTGAGATTTTCGATTTTTAATTTATGACTTTTATAGAAACATCGCTTTATCTCGCTGGCGGATTAATCTTTCTTTTCATTGGTGCAGAAGGATTAATACGTGGCTCTTCAGCACTTGCACTTCGGGTTGGTATTACTCCGCTAGTTGTTGGATTAACTGTCGTTGCTTTTGGAACAAGTACACCTGAACTCGTGGTGAGTTTAAAAGCAGCGTTGATCGGCAACAGTTCAATCTCACTCGGAAATGTTGTCGGTTCAAACATAGCAAATATTGCATTGATACTTGGCATTGCTGCTCTGATCAGGCCGCTTGATGTTCACGCAAATGTAATCAGAAGAGAAATTCCAATTATGATAGGACTAAGTATTCTGCTGATTGTTCTTTTACTTGATGGAGAGTTGAATTTAATTGATGGAATAATTTTCGTTGCTGGAATAATTACTTATACGATTGTGAATATTTCGATGGCTCGAAAAGAAAAAAATGCCGAAGTAGAAGAAGAATTTAAAGAAGGATTGAAAACCAAACTTGGTGTTCAGGTTTCCATAATTTTCGTAATCGGCGGATTAGGATTAATGATATTAGGTGCGAACTTATTTGTGACAAGTGCAATATCGATTGCAAAAGCGATTGGAGTCAGTGATGCAATCATCGGATTAACCATTGTCGCTGTTGGAACAAGCTTGCCTGAACTAATAACATCAATAGTCGCAGCATTTAAAAATGAATCTGACATAGCAATCGGAAATGTTGTAGGTTCAAACATTTTTAATATTCTTGGAATACTTGGAATCACAGCGTTGGTGATACCGCTAAGTTCTGAAGGTATTAGTTACATTGATTTTGGAGTGATGCTTTTTACTGCTTTGATTCTTCTGCCACTCAGCAAAACAGGATTTAAGATTTCAAGATTGGAAGGACTCTTTCTTCTAACAGGATACATAGTTTACATTTATTATTTGCTTCCTTGAGTCATTTTTAGTCAGTAATTGACATCAAAGGTGAATTCTTATTCATTTTAACTGACAGTATTCCGTTGATTTAACTTTTCAATTCAGTACATTTCGAATGTAATTAAAGCTTCTTTAATTTATTTTCTGAAAAAGCCATGGGGATGGCAAATGAAAATAAGTTCACTCAAAACTCACCGGCTGAAGCTTCTTCCATAGATTCAACCCTTAATGCACTGCTATACAAATTACAAAATCTACCCAAGCAAGTTTCCGAGATTCTTCCGGAATGCAGTCAGATAAAAAAATATTTATCATCATCAAATGAACAGATCGATCCTGAAAAGTTTAGAAATATTATTTCTTTCATTGATATCAACACCGATGATATTAAAGCGGAACTCTTTTCTTTATTAGAAGAAGGTATTCCAAAATTACCCGAACCATGGAGTATTATAGAAGAGCTTTTATCTGGTAAAGATGAACAATCGGTATTCAAAACTCTTGACTTGGTAAAGACACTTGCAGAGAAAAAGCAAATGAATGTTAACTCCGAAATGATTAACTATTTCGCTGAAAAACTTGGGACAGAAAATTCTGTTTTTAACACTGCGCAAGCACTTGAAAAAGTATCATCGATCATCAGTTCAGGAACTGATAAATCTCACAAATCTTATAATGAAATAATTCTAGATTTTTATCTTGGGAACAACGAAAGAAAAATCCGCGTTCTGGCTGCAAAACTGTTAGACTTAAATAATGCAACAGCAGACGAAAAAATCATAGAAAAATTATTCGACAAAAAAAGTGCAGAAGTACTCTCACCTTATCTCAACTATACACGCTCGACACATCTTGATTTACTTTATTTAATACCTGTCATAGGA
This window encodes:
- the gmd gene encoding GDP-mannose 4,6-dehydratase, whose translation is MKRALITGITGQDGSYLTEILLEKGYEVHGIIRRSSSFNTGRIDHLYNDPKILNKRMFLHYGDLVDTSNLNRLLEKIEPDEIYNLAAQSHVKVSFQIPDYTAQVDALGTLRFLDAIREVGLKKVKFYQASTSELYGKVQEVPQSEKTPFYPRSPYGVAKLYGYWIIVNYREAYNIFASNGILFNHESPRRGETFVSRKITRAASRIVAGLQKELTLGNLNAKRDWGFAPEYCEGMWRILQHKEADDFVLATGETKTVREFAVLTFKNLGIELEWKGKGEDEKGFIKSINLEKAKRLINYSSNKKSYLKDFTTKLKKGDTLVAIDPVYYRPTEVDLLIGDPSKAKKVLGWKAKTKFEDLVKLMIKSDMEKVFRRGF
- a CDS encoding GDP-L-fucose synthase; amino-acid sequence: MTNQSKYFNKKIYVAGHTGMVGSAITRELEKRGYKNLLLKNYPGLNLIRQEEVEKFFKEEKPEVVIVAAAKVGGILANNTYRAEFIYDNLMIEANIIHNSYKSGVEKLIFLGSSCIYPKLAPQPLKEEYLLSDYLEFTNEPYAIAKIAGIKLCENYFRQYCSNFYSVMPTNLYGPNDNFDLQTSHVLPAFIRKFHEAKEKNEKEVVIWGTGKPLREFLFVEDLADAILFLMEKVNAKVLYENGISHLNIGTGKDLTILELAKLVAEIIGFKGKIVHDSSKPDGTPRKLLDVSRINSLGWKYKTELREGIEKTYRWYLERRSA
- a CDS encoding four helix bundle protein; protein product: MGGQLLRAIDSVGANISEGYGRGSKVDNARFVKIARGSLFESKHWLNISHRRKLLSDNEFKETLDEIESLLPRLSAYINYLTKPSTSK
- the pepT gene encoding peptidase T, producing the protein MFDPKYKFICVDRFLNYVKYDTQSDEESTSFPSTEKQKKLSADLAKELKKMGLKDAAMDKWGYVMATLPANTTKKVPPIAFIAHVDTSPAVTGKNVKPIIHKKYKGGDIKLPKEGRVIKVSENPDLKNMKGFDIITTDGSTLLGADNKAGVAEIMDAVNYLLAHPEVKHGPIKICFTPDEEVGRGTEKIDLKKLGAKYAYTVDGSSRGEVESETFSADMVVLKFIGKNIHPGYAKNQMINSIKIAAAFMESLPKKFLSPETTEKRQGYVHCTTINGMEEATTLKIIIRDFETPKLKQYEAHLEKLAKKAVAKFPGSKYEFKVVNQYRNMKEVLVKHPQVAKYAVQAMKNLGIKPIMHPIRGGTDGSRLSFMGLPCPNIFAGEHSFHSQLEWVAVQDMEMAVKVIVEIAKIWEKRVVGCGLGGGGGGG
- a CDS encoding four helix bundle protein, which gives rise to MDEGLGERLFRFTIDVLTFLGSLPKNPESQVIRYQLAKASSSSGANYEEAQAASSKADFANKMKIVLREMRESNYWIRVCIALKFGDQNKAGKLKTESGELKNILGSICSKL
- a CDS encoding PQQ-binding-like beta-propeller repeat protein, giving the protein MKKIFTIISLIIGIINAQQQVNVPWPTLADSPWPMIKHDPQFTGRSLYKGPQSASVAWTVDMPYGIFSGPVIGADENLYFGSYYYLSDFFYSFNQSGQVNWVYETGGNRAPESGILIDSSNTIYFGSRDGYLYAINSDGSLKWIYNTSAFVTENSIPNIDLLGNIYITNFIFTPGEPDRGELISINPDGVLNWKVMYDNGFAFKSPVFSTDGSTIYIPGVDSNLYALNLDGSIKWKFGSGEIMKAPMVDSNGNIYFIPREIPQYFYSLSPDGNIRWRYFIQEIGSLDFYSIPTIDSAGNLYAIVLDTTCCEYNRMLLSLSHNGAFRWKYILDEYESDDFWQPLICDSEGTVYFGSTFGTSYYAISSEGSLKWKLPLIESIQQVDNTGAIASDGTLFLGVHCVSTQLENIKSLIAIRDTVTSINDMNMQLKTNQLYQNYPNPFNSTTNIRYSIPQSERVTLKVYDLMGSEIALILDRYQEAGSYDVIFQPRDLASGIYFYTLTSGNFKETKKLILLK
- a CDS encoding calcium/sodium antiporter — protein: METSLYLAGGLIFLFIGAEGLIRGSSALALRVGITPLVVGLTVVAFGTSTPELVVSLKAALIGNSSISLGNVVGSNIANIALILGIAALIRPLDVHANVIRREIPIMIGLSILLIVLLLDGELNLIDGIIFVAGIITYTIVNISMARKEKNAEVEEEFKEGLKTKLGVQVSIIFVIGGLGLMILGANLFVTSAISIAKAIGVSDAIIGLTIVAVGTSLPELITSIVAAFKNESDIAIGNVVGSNIFNILGILGITALVIPLSSEGISYIDFGVMLFTALILLPLSKTGFKISRLEGLFLLTGYIVYIYYLLP
- a CDS encoding U32 family peptidase, coding for MTKNHQLPTTHQPPELMAPAGDWTMLRTAVKSGADAVYFGVDKLNMRAKAKNFSVEELPEIAKFCRSKKVKSYLTLNTIVFEDELTEAEQIIKGAKKAKIDRIICSDLAIAELCKKNKMPFCISTQSSISNSLSASVYKKLGAVRIVLARECSLEEIKKIRKNTKLEIEAFIHGAMCIAVSGRCFMSHHLFGQSANRGECIQPCRREYEVYDTATNKSILVGDDYVLSPKDLCTIEFIDRLIEAKVDSFKIEGRKRAPEYVATTISVYRKAIDLYFKKKLTSEKKKEFLKELETVYNRGFSSGFYFGKPSSDDYAGVEGSKATTRKVYVGKVLNYFKKPKAAHILLESGKIRLKDKILIIGETTGLLEITLDKIFVKEKSSKTAQKGDEVTFVTSELVRRNDKVYLVENIIQSA
- a CDS encoding zf-TFIIB domain-containing protein; its protein translation is MNCPVCKESELVISERQGIEIDYCPKCRGVWLDRGELDKIIERSVKFDEPDQKFFDNDRKYDDRKKYSDDYYKRNKRKSFLGEIFDF
- a CDS encoding OmpA family protein, with the protein product MTKFTFIILLIAILSSEFNYSQTAKTQRYNPFSGTVVFSVEGGTTLASTDYSGLGVDYLGRLSIEYFFPAWTKSGFGIRAFYNAGFLKGGDPNLDPQEFRTNISTIGAGVIIDFSLNDIAFPYFFAGIASLSFNPKGEGGVKLPNNEAGLYKTSEVNYLGELGIRFPVTENLSLNLNGGVQISPNDWLDDKAVGVGNDMFFTAMGGISYSFLTEFDTDGDGVVDSKDMCANTPAGVKVDEFGCPFDSDKDGIPDYLDECPGTPQGAPVDKKGCPLDSDKDGVPDYTDLCPDTTPGVKVDEYGCPFDSDGDGVPDHLDRCTDTPYEIQVDKNGCPVDEDLDGVPDHLDQCPGTLPGVQVDENGCELVIAPPPPPVDLNQLVLSSETSFEFNSAQLKPAAYPELDKMLEQMKKYPLSRWRIEGHTDNVGSEEGNIKMSKMRAESVLNYFVSRGVPQVRFEVVGVGSKQPVADNATPEGRAKNRRVEIKRVDK